CAACAACAGTTATCCTCCTAACGGATAAGCCTAGACTTGTTATCCTCTTTGCAAGCCACTGGGAATTGGTATCAAGTATCTTACCAATAAGGAGCTCATTCCCAATACATATCAACTCAACTTGAGCGGTGGATGACAAGATTAATCCCCAGGAATAACTTGAGAGGGGTAACTTAAAAAATTTAATCAGCTTCTCATAGCCCCTATTTTATCAGAGAGGTTAAGGTAAAAATCCTCTAAAAATTCACCTTTTATCTAAAAAATAAAAAGGATGGAAGTGGATATTTAGAGGATTCTAGAATCTGTAGAGCATCCACCTGATATTCAGGTAGACAGCTCTGAGCACATCTACTGAAACGAAGGCTCCTAGGAAACCTACGGCTATGGGTACAACTACGTCACTATATACTTTTGGACCATAATATCTACCAATAATATACTTTATCACCCAGGCAATCAATATTGGCCAGGCGCCGCCGCAGCTGAATGAGTCAACCATCCATGTTCCGAAGGCAACTCCAGCTGGATTAATCCATGAAAGTAATGGAACCCTAAGTCTAACAACTGATAGGGCTAGAATTACTAGGATTCCGATTCCCCATCTTAGGGCTAAGTCCCCATGCGGATAAGCATTTAATGGCCATCCCTGGGGGTCGTATCTGCCAGCCCAGTTTATGCCCCAGTCGATCACATACCATCTAACATAGCTGACAAAGTTGTTTATTCCAACGCTGTACAATACATTGAACATGAATAGATACGAGACAATTATGGTTATAGCGGCAGCTATAAGACCTACGGTAATAAGGTGCTTCAGGTTAGTTTTAGTATCCTCACCAACCCTGTAAGCTGTCATGGCATTACAGAACGTGTGGCTTGTATTGCCCATACTCCAAACTTCTATATTCGAGTATGTCATTAGAGAGACTGTGTAGGCATTAGCGTCAAGACTCTGGAAGTCTGGAACATAGTAAAGTCGCGCAAATGACCAGCCCATTATCATGTGACCGTCATATTCGGCATAGAATGGATATACTCCAGCGTTAGCGTATACTCTTGTATAACCTAGGAACCATGCGATGAATAGGAGTGGTAGTATAAATGCTGTCCATACTGCACCAAGCGTCATTGCTAATAGTATTCCGAAGAGTATGAGGAAACCTATTCCGAAGAGTATATATGCGCTTCTATAGCTTAGTACACTTCCAGGTTCTGGAGGCGCATTCTTTCTTGCGGCGTCAAACGTGCTCTTCAGATATCTCCATCCAATTATAAGCGGCA
The Candidatus Bathyarchaeia archaeon DNA segment above includes these coding regions:
- a CDS encoding DUF6785 family protein → LPFPSATVYTTLITFSQGTEIASKRWLKLFAIGVLAAILWRLAAILNLFWGWIPVGVLWPYVRTDWKAYLQWDSVLPGSFPQMSIAPHWIFLYLLAPLDFLLTTWITWFGLYIILPPILYYAGYMPADVIHNAMDWMGWQYPLVLRNVYFGMILGLGVVPLIIGWRYLKSTFDAARKNAPPEPGSVLSYRSAYILFGIGFLILFGILLAMTLGAVWTAFILPLLFIAWFLGYTRVYANAGVYPFYAEYDGHMIMGWSFARLYYVPDFQSLDANAYTVSLMTYSNIEVWSMGNTSHTFCNAMTAYRVGEDTKTNLKHLITVGLIAAAITIIVSYLFMFNVLYSVGINNFVSYVRWYVIDWGINWAGRYDPQGWPLNAYPHGDLALRWGIGILVILALSVVRLRVPLLSWINPAGVAFGTWMVDSFSCGGAWPILIAWVIKYIIGRYYGPKVYSDVVVPIAVGFLGAFVSVDVLRAVYLNIRWMLYRF